In Micropterus dolomieu isolate WLL.071019.BEF.003 ecotype Adirondacks unplaced genomic scaffold, ASM2129224v1 contig_1976, whole genome shotgun sequence, the following proteins share a genomic window:
- the LOC123964353 gene encoding zinc finger protein 431-like has protein sequence MEKRGGREGIRRHRCRHCDKSFKRLDSLKTHQRVHTGEKLYSCDQCGKTFTTPGALKVHQRVHTGEKPYSCDQCRKAFTTAGHLRIHRHVHTGEKPYSCDQCGKAFNHSSTLKVHRAVHTGVKPHWCEQCGKTFSKSDKLQNHMRVHTGEKPYWCEQCGKTFSRSDQLKIHQRVHTGEKPHWCEQCGKTFTQLGHLKIHLRIHTGEKPYWCDQCGKTFASSGELKSHQRVHTGEKPYSCDQCGKTFTSAGELKGHQRVHTGEKPYSCDQCGKTFAHSGVLKKHQRVHTGEKPHWCEQCGKTFTQSGHLKIHLRIHTGEKPYSCNQCGKTFTQSGHLKSHQRVHTGEKPHSCDQCEKAFISSSNLKAHLRVHTGEKPYWCEHCGKTFTTSSELKKHQRVHTGEKPY, from the exons ATGGAG AAGCGGGGCGGAAGAGAGGGAATCAGACGTCACCGGTGCCGgcactgtgacaaatccttcaAAAGATTGGACTCTTTAAAGACTCATCagagagttcacactggagagaaactgtacagctgtgaccagtgtgggaaaactttcactacaCCAGGTGCACTAAAAGTCCatcaacgtgttcacactggagagaaaccatacagctgtgaccagtgtagGAAAGCTTTCACTACAGCGGGCCACCTAAGAATCCACCGacatgttcacactggagagaaaccttacagctgtgaccagtgtgggaaagctttcaatCATTCAAGTACACTAAAAGTCCACCGGGCTGTTCACACTGGAGTTAAACCTCACTGGTGTGAAcaatgtgggaaaactttcagtAAGTCTGATAAGTTACAAAACCACAtgcgtgttcacactggagagaagccgtactggtgtgaacaatgCGGAAAAACTTTCAGTAGGTCCGATCAgttaaaaatccaccaacgtgttcacactggagagaaaccacactggtgtgaacagtgtggaaaaactttcactcaatTAGGTCACCTAAAAATCCATCTGcgtattcacactggagagaaaccgtactggtgtgaccaGTGTGGAAAAACCTTCGCTTCATCAGGTGAACTAAAAagccaccaacgtgttcacactggagagaaaccgtacagctgtgaccagtgtggaaaaactttcacttCAGCAGGTGAACTAAAAggccaccaacgtgttcacactggagagaaaccgtacagctgtgaccagtgtggaaaaacttttgcTCATTCAGGTGTCCTAAAAAaacaccaacgtgttcacactggtgAGAAACCccactggtgtgaacagtgtggaaaaactttcactcaatcaGGTCACCTAAAAATCCATCTGcgtattcacactggagagaaaccttacagctgtaaccagtgtggaaaaactttcactcaatcaGGTCATCTGAAAagccaccaacgtgttcacactggtgAGAAACCtcacagctgtgaccagtgtgaaAAAGCATTCATTTCATCAAGTAACCTAAAAGCCCACCtgcgtgttcacactggagagaagccATACTGGTGTGAACACTGTGGGAAGACTTTCACTACATCAAGTGAGCTAAAAAaacaccaacgtgttcacactggagagaagccGTACTGA